A window from Citrus sinensis cultivar Valencia sweet orange chromosome 3, DVS_A1.0, whole genome shotgun sequence encodes these proteins:
- the LOC107177097 gene encoding cysteine-rich receptor-like protein kinase 10 yields MYNVDENTTLYCPEADNKASREFSNNLKCLLEKTLYQLAEDSIYYNASEWESPDTVYGLYLCRIDVSMQSCQNCIVAAGETVMQKWNGTKRAIVWSDECMIRYSDTSLPVLDVDTITCSGSKQNVTVPVPDSFAEILTQSFKDMIDSIIHSYATEATNITTSVSLNGFVQCIPELSIDDCQYCLEHAVEYMPECLSGGHSRVKVLLPSCNMRYELKPLPNSKVPATLAPGPIPSATSKTGNTNEEKAKQVVQFILSGGGKTGDDKGDDYSYKILRGKKKVESQGLPFFPLDLIHQATHNFSNENKLGEGGFGPVYKGILADGKEIAVKRLSRSSGQGLQEFKNEVTLIAKLQHKNLVRLLGCCLEGNEVLLVYEYMPNKSLDFLLFDSMRGVQLDWKRRICIINGIARDLLYLHEDSRLKIIHRDLKASNVLLDHEMNQKISDFGMARIFGGNQNEANTNRVVGTFGYMAPEYAMEGLFSVKSDVFSFGVLLLEIISGRKNTRFYLYEQGQSLLTYTWKLWCEGNAQGLVDPVLKQSFILEELLKRIHIGLLCVQEDPADRPTVPSVVVMLATDTITLPQPTQPAFSVGRVKSSSDLKVCSANEVTLSTVSPR; encoded by the exons ATGTATAATGTTGATGAAAACACCACCTTGTATTGCCCTGAAGCTGATAATAAAGCTTCCCGCGAGTTCTCAAACAACCTTAAATGCCTCTTGGAAAAAACCCTTTACCAACTAGCTGAGGATTCCATCTATTACAACGCATCAGAATGGGAGTCTCCGGACACCGTTTATGGTCTTTACCTCTGTAGAATCGACGTCAGTATGCAATCGTGCCAGAACTGCATAGTTGCTGCAGGCGAAACCGTTATGCAAAAGTGGAATGGCACCAAGAGGGCAATTGTATGGTCTGATGAGTGCATGATTCGCTATTCTGATACTTCGTTACCTGTTCTGGACGTGGACACAATTACATGCTCCGGAAGCAAACAAAATGTTACTGTACCAGTACCAGATAGTTTTGCGGAGATTTTGACTCAATCCTTCAAAGACATGATTGATTCAATTATTCACAGCTACGCAACCGAAGCCACAAACATCACTACCTCTGTTTCGCTAAACGGTTTTGTGCAGTGCATACCAGAGTTGTCAATAGATGACTGCCAATATTGCCTTGAACATGCCGTTGAATATATGCCAGAGTGCTTGTCAGGAGGCCACTCCAGGGTTAAAGTTTTACTGCCGAGTTGTAACATGAGGTACGAGCTAAAACCCTTACCCAATTCCAAGGTCCCTGCAACTTTAGCTCCAGGGCCAATCCCATCTGCAACTAGTAAGACCGGTAATACGAATG AGGAAAAAGCAAAGCAAGTggttcaatttattctctcggGAGGAGGTAAAACTGGAGACGATAAGGGTGATGACTACTCGTATAAGATTTTACGAGGAAAAAAGAAGGTGGAATCTCAAGGGTTACCTTTTTTCCCACTAGATTTGATACACCAGGCTACACATAACTTCTCTAACGAAAATAAGCTTGGAGAAGGTGGGTTTGGACCTGTGTACAAG GGTATATTAGCTGATGGCAAGGAGATTGCAGTGAAGAGGCTCTCAAGGTCGTCTGGGCAAGGGCTACAAGAGTTCAAAAATGAAGTTACTTTAATTGCCAAATTACAACACAAAAATCTTGTGAGACTGTTGGGATGCTGCTTAGAGGGAAATGAAGTTTTACTCGTATACGAGTACATGCCCAACAAAAGCCTTGATTTCCTACTCTTTG ATTCAATGAGGGGCGTACAACTAGATTGGAAAAGACGGATATGCATCATCAATGGAATTGCACGAGATCTTTTATATTTGCATGAAGATTCTCGATTGAAGATTATTCATCGAGACCTTAAAGCCAGTAATGTTCTGCTAGACCATGAGATGAATCAAAAAATATCTGACTTTGGAATGGCAAGAATATTTGGTGGAAATCAAAATGAAGCTAATACAAACAGAGTTGTTGGAACATT TGGATACATGGCCCCAGAGTATGCCATGGAAGGACTATTTTCAGTTAAATCGGATGTTTTTAGTTTTGGGGTTCTTCTACTGGAGATAATAAGTGGGAGAAAGAATACTAGATTTTATCTTTACGAACAGGGTCAAAGCCTCCTCACTTAT acatGGAAACTGTGGTGTGAAGGAAATGCACAAGGGCTGGTGGATCCAGTACTGAAGCAATCGTTTATTCTAGAGGAACTTTTGAAACGAATTCACATTGGGTTGTTGTGTGTGCAAGAAGATCCAGCAGACAGACCTACAGTGCCTTCGGTGGTTGTTATGTTGGCAACTGATACCATAACACTTCCACAACCAACCCAACCGGCATTTTCAGTTGGCCGAGTTAAATCCTCATCAGATTTGAAAGTTTGCTCTGCTAATGAAGTTACTCTTTCCACTGTGTCACCTCGTTGA
- the LOC127900874 gene encoding 2-alkenal reductase (NADP(+)-dependent)-like yields MVSNKQVILKECVSGFPKETDMCIATSSIELKVPKGPNGVLLKNLVCDLSYATQNEKIQGSYVESFKPGLPISGCGMAKVLESENPEFRKVTWFGE; encoded by the exons atggTGAGTAATAAGCAAGTGATATTGAAAGAGTGTGTGTCTGGTTTTCCAAAAGAAACGGACATGTGTATAGCCACAAGCTCCATAGAACTGAAGGTGCCAAAAGGTCCAAATGGGGTTCTGTTGAAGAACTTGGTCTGTGATCTATCTTATGCGACCCAGAATGAGAAAATTCAAGGATCTTATGTTGAATCCTTTAAACCTGGTTTG CCCATAAGTGGATGTGGGATGGCTAAAGTTTTGGAGTCAGAGAATCCAGAGTTCAGGAAGGTGACTTGGTTTGGGGAATGA